One window from the genome of Mustela lutreola isolate mMusLut2 chromosome 11, mMusLut2.pri, whole genome shotgun sequence encodes:
- the LOC131811763 gene encoding SEC14-like protein 3, translating into MSGRVGDLSPKQAETLAKFRENVKDVLPALPNPDDYFLLRWLRARNFDLQKSEAMLRKYMEFRKSMDIDHILDWQPPEVIQKYMPGGLCGYDRDGCPVWYDIIGPLDPKGLLFSVTKQDLLKTKMRDCERILHECDLQTERLGKKIETIVMIFDCEGLGLKHFWKPLVEVYQEFFGLLEENYPETLKFMLIVKATKLFPVGYNLMKPFLSEDTRRKIIVLGSNWKEGLLKLISPEELPAQFGGTLTDPDGNPKCLTKINYGGEIPKSMYVRDQVKTQYEHSVQINRGSSHQVEYEILFPGCVLRWQFSSDGADIGFGVFLKTKMGERQRAGEMTEVLPSQRYNAHMVPEDGSLTCSEAGVYVLRFDNTYSFVHAKKVSFTVEVLLPDEGMQKYDKELTPV; encoded by the exons ATGAGTGGCCGAGTCGGAGACCTGAgccccaagcaggcagagacccTGGCCAAG TTCCGAGAAAACGTGAAGGACGTGTTGCCCGCCCTACCCAATCCTGATGACTATTTCCTTCTGCGCTGGCTCCGAG CTCGGAATTTCGACCTGCAGAAATCAGAGGCCATGCTCCGCAAG tATATGGAGTTCCGGAAGTCCATGGACATTGACCACATCCTTGATTGGCAGCCCCCAGAG GTGATCCAGAAGTACATGCCTGGTGGCCTGTGTGGCTATGACCGGGATGGCTGCCCGGTGTGGTATGACATCATTGGGCCGCTTGACCCAAAGGGCCTCCTCTTCTCGGTCACCAAGCAAGACCTGCTTAAGACCAAGATGAGGGACTGCGAGCGCATTCTGCATGAGTGTGACCTGCAGACAGAGCGG CTGGGAAAGAAGATTGAGACCATTGTGATGATATTTGACTGTGAGGGCCTGGGACTGAAGCACTTCTGGAAACCTCTGGTGGAAGTGTACCAAGAG TTCTTTGGCCTCCTTGAAGAGAATTACCCGGAGACCCTGAAGTTCATGCTCATTGTGAAAG CTACCAAACTGTTCCCTGTGGGCTACAACCTCATGAAGCCCTTCCTGAGTGAAGACACACGCAGAAAAATTATAGTATTGGGAA GCAACTGGAAGGAAGGTTTGCTGAAACTCATCAGTCCCGAGGAACTGCCTGCTCAGTTTGGAGGGACTCTGACTGACCCAGATGGGAACCCCAAGTGTTTAACTAAG ATCAACTATGGTGGGGAGATCCCCAAGTCCATGTACGTGCGGGACCAAGTGAAGACTCAGTATGAGCACTCAGTGCAAATCAATCGTGGCTCTTCACACCAGGTGGAATATGAAATTCTGTTCCCAGGCTGTGTCCTCAG GTGGCAGTTCTCCTCTGATGGTGCAGACATTGGTTTTGGGGTCTTCCTGAAGACCAAGATGGGGGAGCGGCAGCGAGCTGGGGAAATGACAGAAGTACTCCCCAGCCAGCGTTACAATGCCCACATGGTGCCTGAGGATGGGAGCCTCACCTGCTCAGAAGCCGGTGTCT ATGTCCTGCGCTTTGACAACACCTATAGCTTTGTCCATGCCAAGAAGGTCAGCTTTACAGTGGAAGTGCTGCTCCCAGACGAAGGCATGCAGAAGTATGACAAAGAACTCACCCCTGTCTAG
- the MTFP1 gene encoding mitochondrial fission process protein 1: MSEPLPRAAERDLFRDTWVRYLGYANEVGEAFRSLVPTAVVWLSYGVSSSYVLADAIDKGKKAGAVPCPEAGRSTRVTMAVVDTFVWQALASVAIPGFTINRVCAASLYILGTATRWPLSVRKWTTTALGLLVIPVIIHPIDRSVDFLLDSSLRKLYPSVEKPSSS; the protein is encoded by the exons ATGTCCGAACCGCTCCCGCGGGCCGCCGAGCGCGACCTTTTCCGGGACACGTGGGTGCGGTATCTAG GCTATGCCAATGAGGTGGGAGAGGCATTCCGCTCCCTGGTGCCCACAGCTGTGGTGTGGCTGAGTTATGGTGTGTCCAGCTCCTATGTGCTGGCGGATGCCATTGACAAGGGCAAGAAGGCGGGAGCC GTACCGTGCCCTGAAGCAGGCCGCAGCACCAGGGTGACCATGGCTGTGGTGGACACTTTCGTGTGGCAGGCTCTGGCCTCTGTGGCTATCCCAGGCTTCACTATCAACCGTGTGTGTGCTGCCTCTCTCTACATCCTAGGCACCGCCACCCGCTGGCCTCTGTCTGTCCGCAAGTGGACCACCACTGCACTGGGGCTTCTGGTCATCCCTGTCATCATCCACCCCATTGACAG GTCAGTGGACTTCCTCCTGGACTCCAGCCTGCGCAAACTCTACCCCTCAGTGGAGAAGCCCAGCTCCTCCTGA